A DNA window from Plasmodium brasilianum strain Bolivian I chromosome 12, whole genome shotgun sequence contains the following coding sequences:
- a CDS encoding inner membrane complex sub-compartment protein 3, which yields MGSSLCCINNDLKNSKSNIDIYRHDPREIYGDYGDWTLESWIDKYKNGNAIKVAFPDGNEIQCHFKIFLKEKCFELSLDNKVRVIKFNDINCILHRNSCESLLESEQNLLKSPKVIGIRLISTLKAIAFAMDSPGEARMFYEFIEKYCFND from the coding sequence ATGGGAAGTAGTTTATGTTGCATTAATAATGATttgaaaaatagtaaatcaaacatagatatatatagacATGACCCCAGAGAAATATATGGAGATTATGGTGACTGGACGTTAGAAAGTTGGATagacaaatataaaaatgggaATGCGATTAAGGTTGCATTTCCTGATGGTAATGAAATACAATgccattttaaaatttttctaaaGGAAAAGTGCTTTGAGTTATCATTAGATAATAAAGTTAGagttataaaatttaatgatattaaCTGTATACTTCACAGAAATAGTTGTGAATCGTTATTAGAATCagaacaaaatttattaaagtcTCCTAAAGTTATAGGTATCCGTTTAATAAGCACTCTTAAAGCTATTGCATTTGCTATGGACAGCCCAGGAGAAGCAAGAATgttttatgaatttatagaaaaatactGTTTCAatgattaa
- a CDS encoding hypothetical protein (conserved Plasmodium protein): MNKNFSTTSDEFERKLLSASIKREAKENKEMSNLRKLPAENLENNDFIIYMELKFENLIISRYLFDISNEDGGTPIRNSVQITRFIIMKSKNEIMGTCVSNRIILCYSNNKESKAILSMLLKELEEKYSTSLKLEENVDKGNNNNSNSINGSNSSDSSSSGSAEIEKYLLSYIIQFTLVCKYLECGKWIHIGDNMDTIIQSKFCGNYSCKYFNCIGFKFNILNNDYNILNEKKNYVYIMKIHLKITINLYKVLPIDDISENMYVYCLPRCSMKATVLNVLDTTTNKQTFDYKNYWLDIHGYTLNDTSIQKIVRVKLYKGIFNYPQGVILRENIYKINMPIKKEHLIYICTFLNRFQLLKKCKMELLKYSEIFKLDTICNNLMEQSIKLKKEKNSDFYTTLNLLCNNEFEQATFNEDMANENKQQNFYNNAYNIYGNTLTNSMKSINLNFAKNNKKAVINTCNKPPSASGNNIDAFLRESTQNYRLTCNININNSNKNNNNNNNNNNNNSRNNSRNNSRNNSSTNNSNCKNNNSNINCNNNSNINCNNNNKYYYNNNSNNKNLPNRSAQYNKSSTTTNIDGYHANMITHCTGDTIDKTKSPNTVVRSNSCSMEEAKKVVNVDTKCTDNQNKIKDLDKYLNDVTSTYRPLINNNKKNDYFKEFHTFENANAQIIFSKEFQNFLDNIDEEALYQEHKLKTVDFSEREKKRPNFFRSNIQYTGNSDNNKLIKKKKNIN; this comes from the exons atgaataaaaatttcagCACTACATCCGATGAGTTTGAGAGGAAACTTTTATCTG CTTCTATAAAAAGAGAggcaaaagaaaataaagaaatgagTAATTTAAGAAAACTTCCTGCAGAAAATTTGGAGAATAatgattttataatatatatggaatTGAAATTTGAAAACTTAATCATATCAAGGTATTTATTTGACATAAG CAACGAAGATGGTGGTACACCAATCAGAAATAGCGTACAGATAACTAGgtttataattatgaaaagcAAAAATGAGATAATGGGCACGTGTGTATCCAACAGAATAATATTATGCTACTCCAATAATAAAGAGAGCAAGGCAATTTTAAGCATGTTGCTGAAGGAGctagaagaaaaatattctacTTCGTTAAAGTTAGAAGAAAATGTAGATAAaggtaataacaataatagcaatagcaTAAACGGTAGTAATAGTAGTGacagtagtagtagtggtAGTGCGGAAATTGAAAAGTACTTATTGTCTTATATAATTCAGTTCACTCTAGTTTGCAAGTATTTAGAGTGTGGGAAATGGATCCATATTGGGGATAATATGGACACTATAATTCAATCAAAATTTTGTGGTAATTATAGttgcaaatattttaattgcattggttttaaatttaatatattaaataatgattataatatattaaacgaaaaaaagaattatgtatatattatgaagatacatttaaaaattactatTAATCTTTACAAAGTATTACCAATAGATGATATAAGtgaaaatatgtatgtatattgtTTACCTCGATGCTCTATGAAAGCAACTGTTCTAAATGTTTTGGATACAacaacaaataaacaaacttTTGATTACAAAAACTACTGGTTAGATATACATGGTTATACTCTTAATGATACGTCtatacaaaaaatagtaaGAGTTAAACTATACAAaggaatatttaattatccCCAAGGCGTTATATTaagggaaaatatatataaaattaatatgcccattaaaaaagaacatcttatttatatatgtaccttTTTAAATAGGTTTCAATTATTAAAGAAATGTAAAATGGaactattaaaatattcagaaatttttaaattagacACTATTTGCAATAACTTAATGGAACaaagtataaaattaaagaaggaaaaaaattcgGATTTCTATACTACACTAAActtattatgtaataatgaATTTGAACAAGCCACATTTAACGAAGATATGGCAAATGAAAATAAgcaacaaaatttttataataatgcaTATAACATTTATGGAAACACCTTAACGAATTCGATGAAGTCTATAAATTtgaattttgcaaaaaataataaaaaagcagTTATTAATACGTGTAACAAGCCCCCATCCGCTAGTGGAAATAACATAGATGCCTTCTTAAGGGAATCTACGCAAAATTACCGCCTTACCTGTAATATTAACatcaataatagtaataaaaataataataataataataataataataataataatagtagaaATAATAGTAGAAATAATAGTAGAAATAATAGTAGTACTAATAATAGTAActgcaaaaataataatagtaatattaactgtaataataatagtaatattaactgtaataataataataaatattattataataataatagtaataataagaacCTACCAAATAGAAGCGCACAATATAATAAGTCGTCAACTACAACAAATATCGATGGTTATCATGCTAATATGATTACTCATTGTACCGGTGATACCATTGATAAAACAAAATCACCTAACACTGTAGTTCGCTCAAATAGTTGTAGTATGGAGGAAGCGAAAAAAGTTGTTAATGTTGATACAAAATGTACTgataatcaaaataaaattaaagatttAGATAAATACTTAAATGACGTCACAAGTACCTATAGGCCtctaattaataataataaaaaaaacgactattttaaagaatttcATACATTTGAAAATGCAAATGCGCAAATCATATTTTCAAAGGAgtttcaaaattttcttgACAATATAGACGAAGAAGCACTATATCAAGAGCACAAATTAAAAACAGTGGATTTCAgcgaaagagaaaaaaagagacCCAATTTTTTTAGAAGTAATATACAATATACTGGAAATTCTGATAATAACAAgctcataaaaaaaaaaaaaaatataaactag
- a CDS encoding 60S ribosomal protein L27: MGKLLKPGKVVIMLNGRRAGKKAIIINTYESQTRERPYSYCLVAGIEKHPRKVTKKMSKRKILKRSKVKAFVKYINVNHILPTRYQVSSDFDIKSLTSEEVLRSKNKKKEVKKLGKIFRDKFLDPINKKTGEVSKDIAFLHKKLYF, from the exons ATGGGAAAATT ACTGAAACCCGGAAAAGTTGTCATAATGTTAAATGGTCGTAGAGCTGGAAAGAAGgcgataataataaatacatatgagAGTCAAACAAGAGAAAGACCTTATAGCTATTGCCTAGTTGCCGGAATAGAAAAACATCCTCGAAAAGTGACAAAGAAAATGTccaaaaggaaaattttaaaaagatcaAAAGTTAAAGcatttgttaaatatattaatgtgaATCACATTCTCCCCACGAG GTATCAAGTATCAAGTGACTTCGACATTAAAAGTTTAACATCTGAAGAAGTTTTAAGatcaaagaataaaaaaaaggaagttaAAAAATTGGGAAAAATTTTCAGAGATAa GTTTTTGGACcccattaataaaaagaccGGGGAAGTTTCGAAGGACATTGCATTTTTACACAAGAAATTAtacttctaa
- a CDS encoding hypothetical protein (conserved Plasmodium protein), with the protein MFHFWKMNSEIIPNYHFSVKNVNFFKNALALLNVDDNKYNINLKKGTNSAPEGESCILFNLYYDGLMLRSLSKCKQIYCFLYMDSNCFTSYNVLEKEDKNMVKQYKHGNRNNSVDITNDRHRNYYGGGPDENKSRPSKKLKRRNEDETESVNSDNLLTTHIFDNKNENVIKLKSISPLKINYTEYDENENEYSIRKRIYEDIDEKKNGFEFLVSPYDLLRALEFLDAVILNIKFDYLNRKLILHLTDEEGDTSETYIRIIVDYYYEIFKLEKYTFLNNDYNYFSLQSSVFSFYLEYLIKSNDQYITFYIREYTNDSTTVLKMETKNKNYQRSVQLMPKENFEEFKSLKNQIFKYRIKDLSKINQALKISSHLRMDFQENGLLRFQFTLKEYNMNGTHLCYFVQPLSDITMLNSN; encoded by the exons ATGTTTCATTTTTGGAAAATGAACAGCGAAATTATACCTAACTACCATTTTTCTGTTAagaatgtaaatttttttaaaaacgcATTAGCACTGTTAAATGttgatgataataaatataatataaatttgaaGAAGGGTACAAATAGTGCACCAGAAGGGGAAAGTTGTATTTTGTTTAACTTATACTATGATGGTTTAATGCTAAGAAGTTTGTCCAAATGcaaacaaatatattgttttttatatatggatTCTAACTGTTTTACTAGCTATAATGTTTTAGAAAAGGAGGATAAAAATATGGTAAAACAGTATAAACATGGTAATAGAAACAATTCAGTTGATATTACAAACGATAGACATAGGAATTACTACGGGGGAGGTcctgatgaaaataaaagtagacctagtaagaaattaaaaagaagaaatgagGATGAAACAGAAAGTGTCAATTCAGACAACTTACTTACAACACATATATTTGATAACAAGAATGAAAATGTAATTAAGTTAAAAAGTATATCaccattaaaaataaattatacagaatatgatgaaaatgaaaatgaatatagtataagaaaaagaatatatgaagatattgatgaaaaaaagaatggtTTTGAATTTCTTGTATCTCCATATGATTTATTAAGAGCATTAGAATTTTTAGATGctgttatattaaatataaaatttgacTATTTGAatagaaaattaattttacatttaactGATGAAGAGGGTGATACATCTGAGACCTACATCCGAATTATTGtagattattattatgaaatatttaaattagaaaaatatacttttttaaataatgattatAATTACTTTTCTTTACAATCTAGCGTTTTCTCATTCTACTTAGagtatttaattaaaagtaaCGACCAGTATATTACCTTTTACATACGCGAGTATACGAATGACAGCACGACTGTGCTGAAAATG gaaacgaaaaataaaaattaccaAAGATCTGTTCAGTTAATGCCCAAGGAAAACTTTGAAGAATTTAAGagtttaaaaaatcaaat ATTTAAATACAGGATAAAAGATTTGTCCAAAATTAATCAAGCTTTGA AAATAAGTTCTCATCTTAGGATGGATTTTCAGGAAAATGGCTTATTAAGGTTCCAATTTACcttaaa gGAATACAATATGAATGGAACACACTTATGTTATTTTGTACAACCCTTGTCTGATATTACAATGCTGAAttctaattaa
- a CDS encoding ribosomal protein S10: MKPKINTPFSNGSKKSTQIRTAQIYSTLEKVNADLKNLDIIKKWRDNYHLRIVLNSYFSDHLQKAVLNIKEKVCQYPQFIVAGPIPIKTIKKRFTFLRSPHVDKDSREQFEIKQYGCKLDIFLNSSVSLKDCEFSNFLSVKLPRFVGFEYYFEENYRGLKKDELKNLKKRRKHVSKYYTNLLNAQEKKKYVDLLLENSKYMNVRLPRNFYDLYKFPLDIIKHYYKKTMEKKKWYHENEELMKKIESLSYD; the protein is encoded by the exons ATGAAACCAAAAATTAACACACCATTTTCTAATGGATCTAAAAAAAGCACGCAAATAAGGACTGCACAAATTTATAGTACc TTAGAGAAGGTGAATGCTGATTTAAAAAACCTggacataataaaaaagtggAGAGACAATTACCACTTGCGGATTGTTTTAAATTCTTACTTTTCTGACCATCTGCAAAAGGCAGTTTTAAATATCAAGGAAAAAGTTTGTCAGTATCCACAGTTCATTGTTGCGGGTCCTATTCcgataaaaacaataaaaaagag ATTCACGTTCCTGAGATCACCGCACGTCGACAAAGACAGTAGAGAACAATTTGAAATAAAACAGTATGGTTGTAAATTagacatttttttaaattcatctGTTAGTTTGAAGGACTGTGAGT TTTCCAATTTCTTATCAGTAAAGTTGCCTAGATTCGTCGGCTTTGAATACTACTTCGAGGAAAATTATAGaggattaaaaaaagatgaattaaagaatttgaaaaaaagaagaaaacatGTTAGCAAATATTACACAAATTTATTGAACGCACAGGAGAAGAAAAAGTACGTAGATCTGTTACTTGAGAACTccaaatatatgaatgtaaGATTGCCaagaaatttttatgatttgTACAAGTTTCCCTTGGATATAATAAagcattattataaaaa AACtatggaaaagaaaaaatggtaCCACGAAAATGAAgagttaatgaaaaaaatagaatctCTCTCCTATGACTAG
- a CDS encoding MORN repeat protein, translating into MKCCSKNCVNVGIPKKRTNKDKQDEKKESSNYDHLPTTTVTLTDGSIYTGTVQDDKIHGKGILKYPNGEQYEGEFINGKKDGIGKWSDKEGNTYEGSWLDDKKHGYGIYKTKEGLTFEGNFENNIRQGKGTITANDNTRYICFFKDDVEEGEVEFFFSNGDHALGYIKDGYLDKNGRYEFKNGDIYVGNFENGMFHGKGYYKWNDNSSFTVYDGEYFQGKKQGAGKLTKNCGTVLIGEFKDNHLHGEVLEISPQGNQTKVLYSNGNYVKIIEKLEEIINVKEVRAESVANTTIFSDPNMYKKLYEIEKKKKAKIKIQLKK; encoded by the exons ATGAAGTGTTGTAGTAAAAATTGTGTAAATGTAGGAATACCCAAAAAAAGAACGAATAAAGACAAacaagatgaaaaaaaagaaagttcCAACTATGACCACCTCCCCACAACTACGGTCACATTAACGGATGGCTCTATTTACACGGGAACTGtgcaa GATGACAAAATACATGGAAAGGGAATTCTAAAGTATCCAAATGGAGAACAATATGAAGGTGAATTTATTAATGGGAAAAAAGACGGAATTGGAAAGTGGTCAGATAAAGAAGGTAATACCTATGAGGGGTCTTGGTTGGATGACAAGAAACATGGTTatggaatatataaaacaaaagaaggGTTAACTTTTGAAGGGAATTTTGAAAACAATATAAGACAAGGAAAGGGAACCATAACAGCAAATGATAATACAAGATATATCTGTTTTTTTAAGGATGATGTAGAAGAAGGAGAAGtcgaatttttcttttccaatGGTGACCATGCATTAGGATATATTAAAGATGGATACTTAGACAAGAATGGAAGGTATGAATTCAAGAACGGGGATATTTATGTTGGTAATTTTGAGAATGGAATGTTTCATGGAAAAGGGTACTATAAATGGAATGACAATTCTTCTTTCACTGTTTATGATGGGGAATATTTTCAAGGAAAAAAGCAAGGGGCAGGTAAACTTACTAAAAACTGTGGTACAGTATTAATCGGTGAATTCAAAGATAATCATTTGCATGGAGAAGTTTTAGAAATCAGTCCCCAAGGAAATCAAACAAAGG TTCTGTACAGTAATGGGAATTATGTGAAGATCATTGAAAAACTTGAGGAAATAATAAACGTGAAAGAAGTTCGTGCAGAATCAGTAGCTAATACCACAATTTTTTCAGATcctaatatgtataaaaagttatatgag atcgaaaaaaaaaagaaggccaaaattaaaattcaactaaaaaaatga
- a CDS encoding U3 small nucleolar ribonucleoprotein IMP3 produces MRKLKYHEQKLLKKVNFYDWKRTKNIREVKVLRRYIIQDREDYTKYNKICGYITKLVSKLRLLPEKDEFRIKMTDELLDKLYEMGIISYKSSLAECEKISVSSFCRRRLAVILFRLKFVQSIQLAITYIQHGNIRVGNNVINNPAFHINRNLEDHIKWAVGSKIIKHIQKHQAHNDDYELLGN; encoded by the coding sequence atgagaaaactGAAATATCATGAGCAAAAGTTACtaaaaaaggtaaatttttatgattgGAAAAGAACGAAAAATATAAGGGAAGTAAAAGTTTTGAGaagatatataattcaaGATAGAGAagattatacaaaatataataaaatatgtggatatataacaaaattggTTTCGAAATTAAGACTATTACCAGAAAAAGATGAATTCCGTATTAAAATGACTGATGAATTATTagataaattatatgaaatggGAATAATAAGTTATAAATCTAGTTTAGCTGAATGCGAAAAAATATCTGTCTCCTCATTTTGTAGAAGAAGACTAGCTGTAATTTTGTTCAGGTTAAAATTTGTTCAAAGTATTCAACTAGCCATAACATATATTCAACATGGAAATATAAGAGTAGGAAATAATGTAATTAATAATCCAgcatttcatataaatagaaaTTTAGAAGATCATATAAAATGGGCAGTTGGTTCGAAAATAATTAAGCATATACAAAAGCATCAAGCACACAATGACGATTATGAACTTTTAggaaattag
- a CDS encoding meiotic nuclear division protein 1 yields the protein MKKKGKSNDDKKLILYDIMLESESFFILKELEALAPKKGIRSIFVKDLLQQLVDDNKVKSEKVGSQNVFWVLKTEESSNLQNKHQELIEKKGEYEDIIKKEKEGYEELVNALKISDDELRSKLKEVKKLTDQLDHKKKELENLKKTDIKEIEKMKAQNKCAVESIQRWNNNIFIVKQWIQNRTDRPEEIVDRLLGM from the exons atgaaaaaaaaaggaaaaagtaaCGACgataaaaagttaatattatatgacATCATGCTTGAAAGTgaatccttttttatattaaaagagtTGGAGGCTCTGGCGCCGAAAAAAGGGATTCGATCTATATTTGTTAAGG ACTTGCTTCAGCAACTTGTTGATGATAACAAGGTCAAGTCGGAAAAAGTAGGTTCGCAAAATGTTTTCTG GGTTTTAAAAACTGAGGAATCCTCGAACTTGCAGAATAAACATCAAGAattaat agaaaaaaagggggaatatgaagatattataaaaaaggaaaaggaaggATATGAGGAATTAGTGAATGCTCTAAAAATATCAGAT GACGAGTTAAGgagtaaattaaaagaagttAAAAAACTAACAGACCAATTggatcataaaaaaaaggaactcgaaaatttaaaaaaaacagatattaaagaaatagaaaaaatgaaagccCAAAACAAGTGTGCTGTTGAGTCTATACAGAG ATGgaacaataatatttttatagtaaaaCAATGGATCCAAAATAGAACTGACAGACCTGAAGAAATAGTTGACAGATTACTTGgaatgtaa
- a CDS encoding snRNA-activating protein complex subunit 3, which yields MDESKCCSFNLPVLHFSVNHLFEIDEYDFYKIKCKENVGDNSISKKIRNEINEVNKDSLNSENESENESENEKLFMKYLKNIVRKDSGGNSNSNCSIRNSNSGSNNRGSLTSIPSVDEPGKEISAINEDTPSVHVPPLTSLQEKEGSLIKKNVHLFEKYPNIPIRKDLRMDWIYHKPMTSFTPKKINIEEFKEECDKIRKRLKIRYRKGDEESHPQEVQNEEMYLDYYHMEHFPEKMMPPFEKERSDRSSGSNRNGGCSRSGGCSRSGGCSRNNDSQTIGGCTERTSKRDTNDQVKKEKVTFYNYLIKILQSGIRSPNVSEIINHIVHYNCKDWQQKIDLDVLKKVAHGSKRIKVLNRTKCILKWLPKTEDNPFNKYQIISKLKEKTISKTFKLVCDFNNSILKALYINQNVIKPFYTENKYTFYTSSVRNKSSKDIFIISVSFYHPIRGIKVAEYEILSTQTLADLTDVFFCFDSSNYGLPKFHGSLYYIDGILYPDLRNKNALDYSTCILDFYKKKQKELNFVRPPYKINQEKAVIQDIEIPLYQKCCFLHQGNCEHRVVFNDIRQYNNFRDKEFSKYPLRTFKPNVATKYCICCHKNIAQKIILDCYLLKENPSYICNNCFALFLLDSDGKPVDSFMKHFDYINDV from the coding sequence ATGGATGAAAGCAAATGCTGTTCATTCAATTTGCCTGTTCTGCATTTTTCTGTTAATCATTTATTTGAAATAGATGAATACGacttttacaaaattaagtGTAAGGAAAATGTGGGAGATAATTCAATAAGTAAGAAGATAAGAAATGAGATAAATGAAGTTAATAAGGATTCATTGAACAGTGAGAATGAGAGCGAAAACGAAAGTGAAAATGAAAAGCTGTTTATgaagtatttaaaaaacattgtCAGAAAGGATAGTGGCGGTAACAGCAATAGTAACTGTAGCATCCGCAATAGCAACAGCGGGAGTAATAACAGGGGAAGTCTAACGAGCATCCCCTCCGTAGACGAACCAGGAAAGGAAATATCCGCAATAAACGAGGACACACCCTCTGTACATGTTCCTCCTCTAACGAGCTTGCAAGAAAAGGAGGGGTCTCtcataaaaaagaatgtgcacctttttgaaaaatatccAAATATTCCTATAAGAAAGGATTTGAGAATGGACTGGATTTACCACAAGCCTATGACAAGTTTTACTCCGAAAAAGATTAACATAGAAGAATTTAAGGAGGAATGCGATAAAATAAGGAAGAGACTAAAAATAAGGTACCGCAAGGGGGATGAAGAATCACATCCACAAGAAGTGCAAAATGAAGAGATGTACCTAGATTATTATCATATGGAACATTTTCCAGAGAAGATGATGCCCCCTTTTGAGAAGGAACGAAGTGACAGAAGCAGCGGAAGTAACAGAAACGGTGGATGTAGCAGAAGCGGTGGATGTAGCAGAAGCGGTGGATGTAGCAGAAACAATGATAGCCAAACGATAGGTGGTTGCACAGAAAGGACGAGCAAAAGGGATACCAACGACCAAgttaaaaaagagaaggTAACGTTTTATAACTACCTAATAAAAATTCTCCAATCAGGTATTCGAAGCCCGAATGTAAGCGAAATAATTAATCATATAGTACATTATAATTGCAAAGACTGGCAGCAAAAAATAGATCTAGATGTACTAAAAAAGGTTGCCCATGGTtctaaaagaataaaagtaTTAAACAGGACTAAATGCATTTTAAAATGGTTACCCAAAACAGAAGATAAtccttttaataaatatcaaattatatcaaaattaaaagaaaaaacaatatcAAAGACATTTAAACTTGTTTGtgattttaataattctattttaaaagcattatatataaatcaaaatgTAATTAAACCATTTTAtacagaaaataaatatacgttTTATACAAGTTCTGTAAGGAATAAATCCTCTAAagacatttttattatttcggTTTCTTTTTATCATCCTATAAGAGGTATAAAAGTAGCTGAATATGAAATACTATCAACTCAAACATTAGCTGACTTAACtgatgtttttttttgttttgattCATCAAATTACGGGTTACCAAAATTTCACGGCTCTCTTTATTACATTGATGGAATACTCTACCCAGACttgagaaataaaaatgcgtTAGACTACTCTACTTGTATTTTagacttttataaaaagaaacagAAGGAATTGAACTTCGTTCGACCtccttataaaataaatcagGAAAAAGCTGTTATTCAAGATATTGAAATACCATTATATCAAAAATGCTGCTTTTTACATCAAGGTAATTGTGAACATAGAGTtgtttttaatgatatacGACAATACAATAATTTTAGAGATAaagaattttcaaaatacCCCCTTAGAACATTTAAACCTAATGTAGCTACtaaatattgtatatgttgtcataaaaatattgctcaaaaaattattttagatTGTTATTTATTGAAGGAAAATCCTTcgtatatttgtaataaCTGCTTTGCTCTATTTTTGCTAGATTCTGATGGAAAACCCGTTGACAGTTTTATGAAACATTTCGATTACATCAACGACGTTTGA